GACGGGATTTCCGTCCGGTCCCAGCGGCGGATTCATCTTGATATCGGCAAGCACGTTATACCACTGCCGCGGCATTTCATCTTCACTCAAATACACCTTTCTGTTCTTCATACAATCCTCCTCGGTTGATATTTAACAAATCCTGGAAAAAGTTACATACTGTGTAAATCATTTCAACAAATAAATAAAGGTATAATATCTCCTTGCCGTTTTATGCGGCAGGGTTGCAGCTTGACAATGTGCAGTAAATCCTGCAAGATGAGTCACCTCGGAAAAACCGTGCCATGTTGTTTACGCAATTGGGGGACACCGTATCGTGCCTTTGGAACAAAGCGGCCGTTTTCTCACCCGTACCAATACCCGTCTTACCATTGTAACGGTTGAACGCGGCTTGGATCGCATATCGGAAAGTGTGAAGAAAAAAGTTTCCAAAAGAGGAGGATCCGTCCATGTATGCTGATCGATTCTGGAAGAAAAATTGGGATGAAGGCGTCGAAGACCTGGAGGCACACGAGTTTGAAACCACTTACGATGAAATGATCGAACAAGCCTTTAAGGAAGTGCCCGACAAAACCGCGATGGGCTACCTGGGAGTCAACCTGACCTTCGGCGAATTGGACAAGCGCGCCAACCAGTTCGCCAACATGCTCATCAAGAACGGCTTCAAAAAGGGTGATGTAGTCGGGGTCAATCTGCCCAACATCCCCCAGTACGTCATCACGGTCATCGGCACTTTGCGCGCCGGCTGCATCGTTTCCGGCGTCTCCCCCCTTTTGTCCGCCGAACAGATCAAGTACCAGCTCAACGACCTCGGCAGCACCGGGAAAAAAGTGGCGCTGGTAACCCTGGACGCCATTTTCGCCGGTCACCTGGTCAACATCGTCGGCGACATTCCCCAACTGAAACTGGTGGTGGCCACCAGTGTCGCCAGTTTCCTGCCCAAGATCAAACAGATCCTGGGAAAACTCCTGAAAAAAATCCCCACGGGGAAGGTGACCCCCCTTGCGGGTGTCACGGTTCTGGACTATTGGAAAAATGTGTTCGGCGAATATGCCGACACCCCCGTGAACGGCGGTTTGACACCCGACGACATCGGCTGGATACAGTACACGGGAGGAACCACCGGCGACCCCAAGGGCGCCATGCTCAGCCACCGCAACGCTGCACACAACATCCTCAGCATCTGCCGCTGGCTGGGATGGGAAAGAGGCAAGGGTATCCTGCTGTCCGGGTTTCCCTTCTTTCACATCGCCGGGCTTACCGTGTGTGAATGCGCCATTTTCCTGGGATGGACCCAGGTGCTGATC
The genomic region above belongs to Deltaproteobacteria bacterium and contains:
- a CDS encoding AMP-binding protein, with amino-acid sequence MYADRFWKKNWDEGVEDLEAHEFETTYDEMIEQAFKEVPDKTAMGYLGVNLTFGELDKRANQFANMLIKNGFKKGDVVGVNLPNIPQYVITVIGTLRAGCIVSGVSPLLSAEQIKYQLNDLGSTGKKVALVTLDAIFAGHLVNIVGDIPQLKLVVATSVASFLPKIKQILGKLLKKIPTGKVTPLAGVTVLDYWKNVFGEYADTPVNGGLTPDDIGWIQYTGGTTGDPKGAMLSHRNAAHNILSICRWLGWERGKGILLSGFPFFHIAGLTVCECAIFLGWTQVLIPNPRDTDHICTEMEKYKPTNMANVPSLYQMLLENPKFKAMDHTSLGIVISAAAPFPHDSQVELEKIIGKGKLLELYGMTETSPVSTMNPSKGPKKLGTVGMPFLNTELKLVAPESGEEVPIGEAGEICIKGPLVMQGYFNKPEATRNAIDADGYMHTGDVAIMDEDGFLRIVDRTKDMIIVGGFKVFSSKVEDIISKHPAVGVMALIGEPNPERPGSEIVKAYIQKSQDYVFDGTEDELKEDIIKFAKEKCAPYEVPKKIELIDEIPLTAVGKIDKKALRK